Proteins from one Podospora pseudocomata strain CBS 415.72m chromosome 4, whole genome shotgun sequence genomic window:
- the ISW2 gene encoding chromatin remodeling complex Adenosinetriphosphatase (COG:K; EggNog:ENOG503NUDT), whose protein sequence is MAPRGRQSDNDTDASMQDAPESASHVVDEMEVDETPDYTDSDTNPNTTASSVAGEPVPDGRKKRSEANQLRRSIFGKKHDRLGESKEDDTIRRFRYLLGLTDLFRHFIEHNPDPKIREIMAEIDRQNEEAAKNKKGAGRQGGATSERRRRTEAEEDAELLKDEKHGGSAETVFRESPAFINGTMRDYQVAGLNWLISLHENGISGILADEMGLGKTLQTISFLGYLRHIMGITGPHLITVPKSTLDNWKREFAKWTPEVNVLILQGAKEERHQLINDRLVDEDFDVCITSYEMILREKAHLRKFAWEYIIIDEAHRIKNEESSLAQVIRMFNSRNRLLITGTPLQNNLHELWALLNFLLPDVFGDSEAFDQWFSGQDRDQDTVVQQLHKVLRPFLLRRVKSDVEKSLLPKKEVNVYIGMSEMQVKWYKRILEKDIDAVNGAGGKRESKTRLLNIVMQLRKCCNHPYLFEGAEPGPPYTTDEHLVFNSGKMIILDKLLKRMQAQDSRVLIFSQMSRLLDILEDYCVFRGYKYCRIDGGTAHEDRIAAIDEYNKPGSEKFIFLLTTRAGGLGINLTTADIVILYDSDWNPQADLQAMDRAHRIGQTKQVVVYRFVTDNAIEEKVLERAAQKLRLDQLVIQQGRAQIAAKAAANKDELLSMIQHGAGKIFETKSAFGELAEKGGELDDDDIDRILNAGESRTKELNAKYEKLGIDDLQKFTSESAYEWNGEDFAARKKDVGLSWINPAKRERKEQIYSIDKYYKQALHTGGRTADTKPKAPRAPKQVAVHDYQFYPPRLRDLQDRETAYYRKEIGYKVPLPEGDDDNLSEREAERALDQQEIDNATPLTEEEQEEKQQLAQQGFGEWNRRDFQQFINGSGRYGRNNYDDIALEVDNKTPAEIKAYAKVFWQRYTEIADYPKYLKVIEDGEDRMRKIEHQRKMLRKKMGQYRVPLQQLKINYSVSTTNKKVYTEEEDRFLLVLLDKYGVDTEGIYEKIRDEIRDSPLFRFDWFFLSRTPTELGRRCNTLLTTVVKEFEDVNTTTKTNGTNGKLKRELEDNEENDEDSILGLAPAKKKSKANGVKNKALDNVKSATASKANSTSPSRASSVGSTNSTPAATKSKAKGKKK, encoded by the exons ATGGCTCCCCGTGGCCGACAGAGCGACAACGACACCGACGCGTCCATGCAGGATGCGCCTGAGTCCGCCAGCCACGTTGTCGACGAGATG GAGGTCGACGAGACTCCCGATTATACCGACTCAGATACCAATCCAAATACTACCGCCAGCAGCGTAGCCGGGGAACCAGTTCCAGATGGCCGCAAGAAGCGCTCGgaggccaaccaactgcGAAGAAGCATATTTGGTAAAAAGCACGACAGGTTGGGAGAATCAAAG GAGGATGACACGATTCGCCGGTTCCGATACCTTTTGGGTTTGACTGATTTGTTCCGCCACTTCATCGAGCACAACCCAGACCCCAAAATCCGCGAAATCATGGCCGAGATCGATCGCCAAAATGAAGAAGCAGCGAAAAACAAGAAGGGCGCTGGTCGTCAGGGCGGCGCTACTAGTGAAAGACGTCGACgcaccgaggccgaggaagacgCCGAACTTCTCAAGGACGAAAAGCACGGTGGCTCAGCCGAGACCGTCTTCCGCGAATCCCCCGCTTTCATCAATGGCACCATGAGAGATTACCAGGTTGCCGGTCTGAACTGGCTCATTTCCCTCCACGAGAATGGTATCTCTGGTATTCTGGCCGACGAAATGGGTCTGGGCAAGACACTGCAGACCATCTCTTTCCTGGGCTATCTTCGGCACATCATGGGCATCACTGGTCCCCACCTCATCACAGTTCCGAAATCAACTCTGGACAACTGGAAGCGAGAGTTTGCAAAGTGGACGCCCGAGGTCAATGTGTTGATTTTGCAAGGCGCCAAGGAGGAGCGTCACCAGCTCATCAACGATCGGTTGGTGGACGAGGATTTCGACGTGTGCATCACCAGCTACGAAATGATTCTCCGAGAAAAGGCCCATCTTCGAAAATTCGCCTGGGAGtacatcatcatcgacgagGCCCATCGCATCAAGAACGAGGAGTCCTCGCTTGCCCAGGTCATTCGCATGTTCAACTCGCGCAACCGTCTTTTGATCACGGGAACCCCGCTACAGAACAACCTGCACGAGCTTTGGGCGCTGCTCAACTTTTTGTTGCCTGATGTGTTTGGTGACTCTGAGGCTTTCGACCAGTGGTTCTCGGGCCAAGATAGAGACCAGGATACGGTTGTGCAGCAGCTGCACAAGGTGTTGCGGCCTTTCCTGCTTCGTCGTGTCAAGAGCGATGTGGAGAAGAGCCTTCTAcccaagaaggaggtgaaTGTCTACATTGGCATGTCGGAGATGCAAGTGAAGTGGTACAAGAGAATTCTGGAGAAGGACATTGACGCCGTCAACGGTGCAGGAGGCAAGCGCGAGTCCAAGACCAGACTTCTCAACATTGTGATGCAGCTTCGAAAGTGCTGCAACCACCCTTATCTGTTTGAAGGTGCGGAGCCGGGCCCTCCTTACACCACAGACGAGCATTTGGTCTTCAACTCCGGCAAGATGATTATTCTCGACAAGCTTCTCAAGAGAATGCAGGCCCAAGACAGTCGCGTGCTGATCTTCTCGCAAATGAGTCGCCTGTTGGATATCCTGGAGGACTACTGCGTCTTCCGCGGTTACAAGTACTGCAGAATCGATGGTGGCACAGCCCACGAGGATCGTATTGCGGCCATCGACGAGTACAACAAGCCCGGATCTGAGAAGTTCATCTTCTTGTTGACAACAAGAGCCGGTGGTTTGGGAATCAACTTGACAACCGCCGATATTGTTATTCTCTACGACAGCGACTGGAACCCCCAGGCCGATCTGCAGGCCATGGACAGAGCGCATCGTATTGGTCAAACCAAGCAAGTCGTGGTCTACCGGTTCGTGACAGACAATGCCATTGAAGAAAAGGTACTGGAGCGCGCGGCCCAGAAGCTGCGTCTTGATCAACTGGTTATCCAGCAGGGTCGCGCTCAAATTGCCGCCAAAGCTGCGGCGAACAAGGATGAGCTTTTGTCCATGATTCAGCACGGCGCCGGAAAGATTTTCGAGACCAAGAGCGCCTTTGGAGAActggcagagaagggtggcgagcttgacgatgatgatatTGACAGAATTCTGAACGCCGGCGAGAGCCGGACGAAGGAGTTGAATGCCAAGTATGAGAAGCTTGGTATCGATGATTTGCAAAAGTTTACCTCCGAGTCAGCCTACGAGTGGAACGGCGAGGATTTTGCCGCCCGCAAGAAGGATGTCGGGCTTAGCTGGATCAACCCAGCGAAGCGTGAGCGCAAGGAGCAGATTTACTCGATTGACAAGTACTACAAGCAGGCCTTGCACACTGGTGGCCGGACTGCCGACACCAAGCCGAAGGCGCCTCGTGCCCCCAAGCAGGTAGCTGTACACGACTACCAGTTCTACCCACCCAGGCTCCGCGACCTTCAGGACAGGGAGACCGCCTACTATCGCAAGGAGATCGGCTACAAGGTTCCGTTACCcgagggcgacgacgacaacctgTCTGAGCGGGAGGCCGAGAGGGCTCTCGACCAGCAGGAAATCGACAACGCCACTCCCCTGAccgaagaagagcaagaggagaagcAACAGCTGGCTCAGCAAGGCTTTGGCGAGTGGAACAGGCGAGACTTTCAGCAGTTCATCAACGGTTCCGGTCGTTATGGCCGGAACAACTATGATGACATTGCTTTGGAGGTTGACAACAAGACTCCTGCAGAGATCAAGGCATACGCCAAGGTGTTCTGGCAGCGCTACACCGAGATCGCGGACTACCCCAAGTACCTAAAGGTGAttgaagatggtgaggaCCGCATGCGCAAGATCGAGCACCAACGCAAGATGTTGCGCAAGAAGATGGGCCAGTACCGTGTACCACTTCAACAACTCAAGATCAACTACTCGGTCTCGACTACCAACAAGAAGGTGtacaccgaggaggaggaccgcttcctgctggtgctgctcgATAAGTACGGCGTGGACACGGAGGGCATCTACGAGAAGATTCGCGATGAGATCCGTGACAGCCCGCTGTTCAGGTTCGACTGGTTCTTCTTGAGCCGCACGCCCACTGAGCTGGGCCGTCGCTGCAACacccttctcaccaccgtagtgaaggagtttgaggacGTCAACACGACGACCAAGACCAACGGTACGAACGGCAAGCTCAAGAGGGAGCTGGAAGATAATGAGGAGAATGACGAGGATAGCATTCTTGGGTTGGCcccggcgaagaagaagagcaaggctAAC